The Desulfosporosinus acidiphilus SJ4 genome has a window encoding:
- a CDS encoding FAD-binding oxidoreductase — MNQKTKLTGTVIYPNDPEYQQARMNWNPFTNSFPIVFVFAQQKEDVANAVKWARENKVPIRMRSGRHALAKDFSQTNGGIVIDTSQMRNVMLDKTKGIATVQAGIRVGPLVRMLAQEGVLAPFGDSSTVGIGGISTGGGITAIQRTAGVISDNILAATIVDANGEILHVSENENPDLLWAIRGGGGGNFGIITSYTFKIRPAPFQVGIFEIIWPWEQLDKVIDIWQRWSPSVDERLGTILEVFSKTNGLLRSQGIFLGPKVELEKLITTLTDVGSPLKVFIDEVTLLEAIEFWAPNEPLFDTQNTTWSSAWVEQILPADGIKAIQSFLEKAKGSESNFFFLNSGGAMNQVPSHDTAFFWRNTKYYVEWDASWTEESEAQKNIELVEQTRIQLQPYITGSYVNVPDLSIKNYGQEYYGDNFARLKKVKAQYDPENIFNFAQSIPPALVCDHGNKN; from the coding sequence ATGAACCAAAAAACAAAACTAACCGGAACGGTTATATACCCAAATGATCCTGAGTACCAACAGGCCCGCATGAACTGGAACCCATTCACTAACTCATTTCCCATAGTATTTGTTTTTGCGCAGCAAAAAGAAGATGTGGCAAACGCCGTCAAATGGGCGCGTGAGAATAAAGTACCCATTCGGATGCGAAGTGGCAGGCATGCATTGGCAAAAGATTTTTCCCAGACAAATGGTGGAATCGTAATAGATACCAGTCAAATGAGAAATGTCATGCTGGATAAGACAAAGGGAATCGCCACGGTTCAAGCAGGAATACGTGTAGGTCCGCTTGTCAGGATGCTTGCACAGGAGGGAGTCTTGGCTCCTTTTGGAGACAGTTCCACTGTTGGTATAGGTGGGATAAGTACTGGCGGAGGAATTACGGCTATCCAGCGCACGGCCGGAGTGATTTCCGATAATATTCTGGCAGCCACTATAGTTGACGCCAATGGCGAAATTTTACACGTCAGCGAAAACGAAAACCCGGACTTGCTATGGGCCATTCGCGGAGGTGGAGGCGGCAACTTCGGTATCATAACCTCCTATACGTTTAAAATACGACCAGCTCCATTTCAAGTCGGGATATTCGAAATAATATGGCCGTGGGAGCAATTGGATAAAGTTATCGATATATGGCAAAGATGGTCTCCGTCCGTCGACGAAAGACTTGGTACCATATTGGAAGTATTTTCGAAAACGAATGGGTTGCTCCGCTCTCAGGGAATATTCCTAGGTCCCAAAGTAGAGCTAGAGAAATTGATAACAACTTTGACGGATGTCGGGTCTCCTTTAAAAGTGTTTATTGATGAGGTTACACTACTGGAAGCAATTGAATTCTGGGCTCCGAATGAACCGCTGTTCGACACTCAGAATACTACGTGGTCATCCGCCTGGGTGGAGCAAATCCTGCCCGCTGATGGAATTAAAGCAATCCAAAGTTTCCTGGAAAAAGCAAAAGGAAGTGAATCCAATTTCTTTTTCCTGAACTCCGGAGGTGCAATGAACCAGGTACCTTCCCATGATACAGCTTTTTTCTGGCGCAATACAAAATATTATGTGGAATGGGACGCCTCATGGACCGAAGAATCAGAAGCTCAAAAGAATATTGAGCTTGTTGAACAGACCCGAATACAACTGCAGCCCTATATAACCGGATCATACGTCAATGTACCTGATTTAAGCATAAAAAATTACGGTCAGGAATATTACGGCGATAATTTTGCCCGGCTAAAGAAAGTTAAAGCGCAATATGACCCGGAAAATATTTTCAACTTCGCACAGAGTATTCCACCGGCTCTAGTCTGTGATCACGGGAATAAAAATTAA
- a CDS encoding NAD-dependent epimerase/dehydratase family protein, which produces MELLANGYQVYVVTRNPSKTTNTLENKVKVIEWDNHSPLTSMNQLPEIDVVINLAGESIGNRRWTRSVKQEILESRIRTTEAIVTAINNRAIQPKVLVNASAVGYYGDRQDEKITESEKAGEDFLAQVCRAWENEACKVQSNLTRVVTLRIGVVIESEGALSRMAMP; this is translated from the coding sequence GTGGAATTACTTGCGAATGGATACCAGGTATACGTAGTAACAAGGAATCCCTCTAAAACCACAAATACTTTAGAAAATAAGGTTAAGGTTATTGAATGGGACAATCATTCCCCTCTAACTTCTATGAATCAACTACCTGAAATTGACGTAGTAATTAACTTAGCGGGCGAGTCAATTGGCAATCGCCGATGGACTAGGTCGGTTAAGCAGGAAATATTAGAGAGTAGGATTAGAACTACTGAAGCCATTGTTACAGCCATAAATAATCGTGCCATTCAACCTAAAGTTTTAGTTAACGCTTCAGCAGTTGGTTATTATGGAGACCGCCAGGATGAGAAAATAACTGAGTCTGAAAAAGCAGGGGAGGACTTTTTAGCTCAAGTTTGCCGAGCTTGGGAAAACGAGGCTTGCAAGGTTCAAAGTAATTTAACTAGAGTGGTAACTCTACGGATTGGTGTAGTCATAGAGAGCGAAGGTGCTCTTAGCAGAATGGCAATGCCGTGA
- a CDS encoding LysE family translocator, with translation MITKGFKLGMMLQLAIGPVCVFIFTLGGNKGLLTAELAALGVAIIDALYILLAIFGIASFIDKERVKQVLKLFGAIIVALFGLHIIVGTFGWKVLPNVSLFNGIKTENSFVEGMVLTASNPLTILFWAGVFSTKIAEEKLTRADVYLFGLGSVLSTIFFLTVIAVFGSITRQFLPVLVISAINFTVGLALVYFAFRMFFKKT, from the coding sequence GTGATTACAAAAGGATTTAAGCTGGGGATGATGTTGCAGTTAGCAATAGGACCAGTATGTGTCTTTATATTCACCTTGGGAGGAAATAAGGGATTATTGACTGCTGAATTAGCTGCTTTAGGTGTTGCGATCATTGATGCACTTTACATATTGCTGGCGATATTTGGAATTGCATCATTTATTGATAAGGAAAGGGTAAAGCAGGTACTTAAACTCTTTGGTGCAATAATTGTTGCGTTATTCGGGTTACATATCATCGTTGGGACATTTGGATGGAAAGTTTTGCCCAATGTGAGCTTGTTCAACGGGATTAAAACAGAAAACTCGTTTGTTGAAGGAATGGTTTTGACTGCATCAAACCCTTTAACGATACTATTTTGGGCGGGAGTGTTTTCAACCAAGATAGCTGAAGAAAAACTTACAAGAGCTGATGTTTATCTCTTTGGCTTAGGCTCTGTATTATCAACGATATTCTTTTTGACAGTCATCGCGGTCTTCGGTAGCATTACACGGCAATTCTTACCCGTTTTAGTAATCTCAGCGATTAATTTTACCGTTGGGCTAGCATTAGTATATTTTGCTTTTAGAATGTTTTTCAAGAAGACTTAA
- a CDS encoding DUF3784 domain-containing protein: MIVMCVLAGLMFVLSIILLSGRGSWLIAGYNTMSKEEQNKCDRKKLTRAAGTLLIITSIAMLALGFSQINVVIFLIIVFISVIITIELVS; encoded by the coding sequence ATGATTGTCATGTGTGTTTTAGCAGGGTTAATGTTCGTATTATCAATAATACTACTATCAGGTAGAGGAAGTTGGCTAATTGCTGGGTATAATACAATGAGTAAAGAAGAGCAAAATAAATGTGACAGGAAAAAGTTGACCCGAGCAGCAGGCACGTTGTTAATAATAACCTCGATTGCAATGTTAGCCTTAGGTTTTTCGCAAATTAATGTCGTCATCTTTTTAATTATTGTTTTTATTTCCGTAATCATAACAATTGAGTTAGTTTCATAA